The nucleotide window TGAACTTCCTGCATTTGGCCCTATATTTTGATGGTCCTCTGATTTATCATAGCGACATTCTCCATCTGTGGAAGCTTCAGCTGACACCGAACCACACCAGATATCATCCTGCAATCTCCTCTCTGCAGCCATCGCAGCAGCTTGCACTGGACTAAGTGCAACCATAATATTGCTATCACCACCAAGACGCTTAGGTCCAGATGGCATTATAGATCCTAAAAGAACTCTCTTTTCTGCAGCAGCAAGTGCAGTTTTGcggagagaagaaagaggggGTTGACGTGAAAAACTCCCCAAACGTCTTCCTGGAAGATCAAACCCCTCAGCACTGCCAGTTATTCCCTTAGACATCAGCTCCTCACATTCCTACAAAGAAATGAAGTCTTAGAAAATTCAACACATCTttgtaaactcaaaaatttatgaaaggtCAACATAAAAACACCTTTCTAAGTTCATCCCAGAGCTTGTAGAACTTGGCATCATGAGGGCCATGAACATTGTGACAAAGTTCGTGAAGCATTGTATCAAGGACTTGATCAATGGGATAGAAATCCCAATCCCTGTTTGGCTTACGCAGCCTCAGTTTCACATGCACGCCACGGTTCACATTCAACCCTAGAAGACGATGGTTGTTTGGGCTGTAATGTCATCAAATAACTTTCATCACTTTTTGCCCACAAAAAAGAAGACCAATTTGGGGGTTAAAAAAACACTTTATCGGTGAAAACTTCATATAAAGGCACTCCAACTCCATATAATCGCTgctaaataaaaatttgcagTAAACTTAAAACTCTAAAGACAATGCAACATGCCAACAGCAGGAGAACTTAAGATTTCCATTGAAAACGGCATGAGAGAAACATAAATAAAGCATTGTCACTGGCAATAACCCCCACTATTGCCGATCAAAATGATGCAAAATGCAAGGAGCAAAATAACTACATCCAAATTTTTAAGCAGCAATATTTGCCCAATATTGTGAATTAATAAACAcagaaagaaattaaaaaaaggaaaaaaaagtcgATTCAATTAATGGCAGTGTGATTAGTTCGCATAGTGAATAATACATTTCCATCATCTTAAGAatacccaagaaaaaaaaaaatccaaaagacATTGTGTTGCCTACTGTCCACCGCATTCTCGGCAACCAAACAGcgcaaaatgaatttttttaaggggaaaaaaacGCAATAAGAAGATGAAGTACCAGAATTCAGAGAGAAGCTTGACGCGCCATTTGTGTTTGCGCATAATGGGCTGGACCTGTTTGGCAATTTTGTCGAGAATCTTCCTGGCTTCCGCTTCCTGATCCTTTCTTTTCAGGGTTTTGATTTCCCAGACCTTGTTTAGGTcccccaaattcatatttttctgaaaCTAATCGAAAATTTGACAAACACCCTTCTCTTCGAATATGAACCCTAGCAATTGAATCGTTTGATGGGGTTAGAACTTGGAATTTGAATACACTGCGATTTTGTCACGTTCGAGGGTGGCGGGATTTCGAATACATCGCACGTGTGTCTGTTTGGATACCGATATTTCGTTGTCTGCTTTTACATCCCCTCTGCACCCGCGGAGGTGTAAAGGCCTATTTAGCTTCAATGGAGAAATATGTAAATCTAAAGAtgtatatttgatttgtttgcgataattcatttttgtgttttttttttcagttttaactttttaaaattaattttgtgtgtgttagatttattttatttttctaaataaatagacctaaaacaatttaaatttgGAGAACATATGATTTTACCTACAAACTAACATAAAAGATATAtagggtaaattactcaaattgTCTTCAAACTTATACTcgatttatattttggtccctcaattaaattatttgttcaaatgctccatcaactctatattattcgCTCCATTGGTCCTACCGTTACATTCTGTCAATATTTAtgttaaatatgagggcaaaTTGGTCATTATCTACACTAAAATGAGATTAAATCTAACAGAAAATTAGACGGTAGGACCACTGGAGcgaataatatagagttgatggaccatttgaattaataatttagttgagggaccaaaatataaatcagGTATAAGTTTGAGttccatttgagtaatttacccaaaatatatatgtagaaaattataatttattttaaacattttaacgtgtttttaaaaaaaaaatatttcagacCATTGGAAGTACAATGCAAATTGCATGAAATATGGGCCTTTCGTTTTGAATTCCAATCCATCTTAGTTTTTCATCATAGAGCTATTGGGTATTGCAACGCACCACTTTGTGTGCTGACGTCAAGTTGGGCCCTCTACATCATTTTGTATGGAGGCTTAAGAGTGATTGCAACATTCTCTCTCCATTTTTCTCATGCGGGTCTCACTTGCATAGGAtgtaaaaaagaatgcatatgAGCATCTAATTTTGCATCTCCACAGATGTGATGCATTTTTACAACCATTTATACCTGCCAATTGCAGGTGATTCCGAAGACAAAGTGTGTATATTTAGCATACATCTGGCTTTACACCCCCCACTAGTGATACTCTTACACccccatttatttatttttaatactttttaatcaattttattctctctttttcctatTGTACCCTTACcctacattaatttttttttttacttcacttttatattatttatttttctttatacttaattttctaacttgcactccttttttagtataaaaaaaaattttcatcGAGTAAGAAATAATTAACACTGTATATTTGTCTAGGCAAAATTATATGGTCCACTTGCTGCAAAAACTCATGCCCTAGGAATAATTGCAACCAtagcttttttttgttttttgaaaaggaaacaattttTAATGCAAAAGACACTAAAATATAGAGATGTCCAAGGTAGCcacaaagaaacataaaacaaagaaagagtaaTTAGATTGAACAAAACCCTCATACTCAATACTAAACCtcaaattaaaatcacaaCTTCAGTAACAACTACAAAAGAGGATTTAATTTAACCAAACTGTATCATTCCACTTAAACTataataacccaaaccttaattaatatttaattattaagagGAAAGGACAATTTTGCTCTTGGATTAatctattaaagaaaaagttgacttttgaACTAAGAAAGAATTTGGCATTTCCACTtgcaccgttgcgtagagagCGATGaaatgagtccgtagacacgtagtgggctcgaattgaagttataacaaaaaaaattacgaTTGAACTACAATGAGGGGCAAATTGGTAATTTTCAAAGTCATAAGTTTAAAAcccccttttctttctcttctcccttagtctctcttttctctccccGCAGCCCTCTTCCTGTGTGTCCTCCCCTAGCCAAACCTCCATCACCACCCAGCCACTACCAACTTGCAACCCAACCCACTGGATCGTTCCGCCGCCACCTCGGCACCCTTTCCCTACCAAGCTCCGACGCCAGCCGTCGTGAAACTGCCGAAAAATTCGAAGGAAAGTCGCCGGTTTTGACAGAAACTTCCCCGATTTCATTCTTCGTCATCCGACTACCATTTCCGGTGATCCAGGTATGGAAATCCATCTATTCCTCGAGCCCTAGCTgctggttgggtaggatttcagAAATTTCTAGCGTAGACACCTCGATTTTTGAGTTAGGGTTTGGCAGGTTTTGGAATCtcaattccggccacttccggctaGTTTTGCGGTAGGtctaagaacaaaagtggttccaaatcaTGTTAtgaacctagggtaggaagctGGGCTTAAAACCTTGAAGTTTTCAGATCATCGAAATTGATCAAGCCACTCACGCACTGTCAACGCGTGTGGTGGTGCGTGGGCAGCCTGTTAGGGACCATATTCAATCCTAGAATGATACGCATGTGGTCACGAGCacgtaggaat belongs to Prunus persica cultivar Lovell chromosome G4, Prunus_persica_NCBIv2, whole genome shotgun sequence and includes:
- the LOC18780659 gene encoding uncharacterized protein LOC18780659; this translates as MNLGDLNKVWEIKTLKRKDQEAEARKILDKIAKQVQPIMRKHKWRVKLLSEFCPNNHRLLGLNVNRGVHVKLRLRKPNRDWDFYPIDQVLDTMLHELCHNVHGPHDAKFYKLWDELRKECEELMSKGITGSAEGFDLPGRRLGSFSRQPPLSSLRKTALAAAEKRVLLGSIMPSGPKRLGGDSNIMVALSPVQAAAMAAERRLQDDIWCGSVSAEASTDGECRYDKSEDHQNIGPNAGSSRPPNGAKAHSSDTLLQKRSRELNTNGFSKSTKCNLGSELVDLSMDESISGSMIDCDIKSQKRSRGSENSSFSRSNCHLESSVRHQSGVSSSGSMSNNDGTHNPEETALWQCKTCTLLNPPLAPICELCNTKKPKDVGTNYKIWSCRFCTLENCVKLEKCSACGQWRYSHGPPIASQAPNLGT